Proteins encoded together in one Pleurocapsa sp. PCC 7319 window:
- a CDS encoding IS4 family transposase gives MQSYRTIQIEKLAAVLPIPIKYESRRRHLQRLLISPKLKVKCLWFPVLKKWLKINQAANKIAYVAIDRTRWKERNLFVASLIKDKRAIPLHWLLLDKKGNSNFQEQKRLLKSVLRLLDGYQIVIVGDREFGHISLADWLERKECQYVIRTKDDKYIKQKGENYQLLKSLGLKPGKSFYLASVELTKQKGFGVVNIAGHWSQKTKKKQKDEGWYLITNLPNLKQAVLAYRHRSGIEAMFKDCKTGGYNLEQCYGNEQRLLALVLLIAIAYTCAIKRGKKIKSMGIQKYVCRLKLAMRTTKRHSNFWVGLYGGLWIQTYEFCHDLVEQLMIFTPNKLPFYQQGLRAKRLIQTTF, from the coding sequence TTGCAAAGTTACAGAACAATACAGATTGAGAAATTAGCTGCTGTACTACCAATCCCGATCAAATATGAGAGCCGTCGTCGTCATCTTCAAAGACTATTAATCTCACCCAAGTTGAAGGTGAAATGTCTTTGGTTTCCTGTTCTCAAAAAATGGCTAAAAATCAATCAAGCTGCTAATAAAATAGCTTATGTAGCTATAGATAGAACCAGATGGAAAGAACGAAATTTATTTGTAGCCAGTCTCATCAAAGATAAAAGAGCAATTCCTCTACATTGGCTCTTACTAGACAAAAAGGGCAATAGCAATTTTCAGGAACAAAAGAGATTGCTCAAATCAGTATTACGCCTTTTAGATGGATACCAAATTGTTATTGTAGGAGACCGTGAGTTTGGTCATATATCATTGGCAGATTGGCTAGAAAGAAAGGAATGCCAATACGTTATCAGAACCAAAGACGATAAATACATCAAGCAAAAAGGAGAAAATTATCAGTTATTAAAATCTTTAGGACTTAAACCCGGAAAATCTTTTTATTTAGCATCGGTTGAACTAACAAAACAAAAAGGTTTTGGTGTAGTTAATATCGCTGGTCATTGGTCACAGAAGACCAAAAAGAAGCAAAAAGATGAAGGATGGTATCTGATTACAAATTTGCCCAATTTAAAACAAGCAGTATTAGCTTATCGGCATCGTAGTGGTATAGAGGCAATGTTTAAAGATTGCAAAACAGGCGGTTATAATTTGGAACAATGTTATGGCAATGAGCAACGTTTACTAGCTTTAGTCTTATTAATAGCGATCGCTTATACTTGTGCCATTAAAAGAGGCAAAAAAATCAAATCTATGGGGATTCAAAAGTATGTTTGTCGTCTTAAATTAGCCATGAGAACTACAAAACGACACAGTAATTTCTGGGTGGGTTTGTATGGTGGATTATGGATTCAAACCTATGAATTTTGTCATGATTTGGTAGAGCAGTTAATGATATTCACTCCCAATAAGTTACCTTTCTACCAACAAGGTCTGAGGGCTAAAAGACTCATCCAAACTACTTTTTAG
- a CDS encoding helix-turn-helix domain-containing protein — MPITKALPIQLSKRQETLLQRIVRGTTNSYRLVRRAKLILAAASGGSNSSISRRLELDREQVRVWRERWRESTSKLTTAEEEQVTDKKLMALIEQILGDRPRPGTTKSFTVEQVVQIVAIACESPSKSERPVSHWTARELASEAVKRGIVEKISPRSVGRFLKRSHTTTTSPSLLVKS, encoded by the coding sequence ATGCCCATTACCAAAGCGTTGCCAATCCAACTATCGAAGCGACAAGAAACACTACTCCAACGGATAGTTAGAGGGACGACCAACTCCTATCGTCTCGTGAGAAGAGCCAAGCTAATCTTAGCGGCAGCATCAGGAGGGAGCAATAGTTCAATTAGTCGAAGATTAGAACTAGACCGAGAGCAAGTGCGCGTTTGGCGAGAGCGATGGAGAGAGTCCACTTCAAAACTGACAACAGCTGAAGAGGAACAGGTAACGGATAAGAAGTTAATGGCCTTAATTGAGCAAATCTTAGGAGATCGTCCAAGACCAGGGACAACAAAGTCCTTTACGGTCGAACAAGTCGTCCAAATCGTGGCCATCGCCTGTGAATCCCCCTCTAAATCAGAAAGACCAGTAAGTCATTGGACGGCAAGAGAGTTAGCCTCTGAAGCAGTCAAAAGAGGAATTGTCGAAAAGATTTCACCTCGAAGTGTGGGGCGTTTTTTAAAAAGAAGCCACACTACAACCACATCGCCATCGTTACTGGTTAAATCCTAA
- a CDS encoding type II toxin-antitoxin system VapC family toxin: MRILLDTHIFLWLVDNDKRLSDRYRHIIHNLDHEILLSVVSIWECVIKYQIGKLDFPSSPETYLPIQRRKHLIKTLTVDENSIAHLVQLPLLHKDPFDRLIMAQALQHDLIILTEDKLILAYPDIRLLF, from the coding sequence ATGAGAATACTGTTAGATACTCATATTTTTCTCTGGTTAGTTGATAATGATAAACGTTTGTCAGATCGATATCGTCACATCATTCATAATCTCGATCATGAAATATTGTTGAGTGTTGTCTCGATTTGGGAATGTGTCATTAAGTATCAGATAGGCAAACTAGATTTTCCCTCTTCTCCAGAAACCTATCTCCCAATTCAAAGGAGAAAACATCTGATTAAAACTTTGACTGTAGATGAAAATAGTATTGCTCATTTGGTCCAACTCCCTTTACTTCACAAAGATCCCTTTGACCGCCTCATCATGGCTCAGGCTCTACAACACGATCTCATAATTTTGACTGAGGACAAGTTGATACTTGCTTATCCTGACATTCGATTATTATTTTAA
- a CDS encoding IS630 transposase-related protein has translation MAYSLDMRQRALDLLEEGKSKTEISRMLGASRTSILRWEKRALRGELAAIYPKKRGGFRVDDEKLKAYVALNPDAYQAEIAEAIRAKENTVCRALKRLKISRKKRHRSTENGTNKGETII, from the coding sequence ATGGCATATTCTTTAGATATGCGGCAACGTGCATTAGACCTGTTAGAAGAAGGCAAAAGCAAAACAGAAATATCAAGAATGCTTGGAGCTAGTAGAACAAGTATTCTTCGATGGGAAAAAAGAGCCTTAAGAGGAGAGCTTGCAGCTATTTACCCCAAAAAAAGAGGTGGGTTTAGAGTAGATGATGAAAAATTAAAAGCTTATGTCGCATTAAATCCCGATGCCTATCAAGCAGAAATAGCAGAAGCGATTAGAGCCAAAGAAAATACCGTATGTCGAGCACTTAAAAGATTGAAGATTAGTCGAAAAAAAAGACACCGCAGTACCGAGAACGGGACCAACAAAGGCGAAACGATTATTTAA
- a CDS encoding type II toxin-antitoxin system RelE/ParE family toxin yields the protein MNINKQNLESSESQDKVLVWFAGEVKTPPFSREARIEAGYLLRLLQKGELLSMPQSRPMPSIGKRCHELRINDESKTWRIIYRIEEDAIVIVDVFAKKTNKTPEAVLKRCQKRLKQYEGM from the coding sequence ATGAACATAAATAAACAAAATCTAGAGAGTAGTGAATCTCAAGATAAAGTGCTGGTCTGGTTTGCGGGGGAGGTAAAAACACCTCCATTCTCAAGAGAGGCTCGTATTGAAGCAGGTTATCTACTGAGATTGCTGCAAAAGGGGGAATTGTTATCGATGCCTCAATCTCGTCCAATGCCAAGCATTGGGAAAAGGTGTCATGAGTTACGAATTAATGATGAAAGTAAAACATGGCGGATTATTTATCGTATTGAGGAAGATGCCATAGTAATTGTAGATGTGTTTGCTAAGAAGACAAATAAAACTCCAGAGGCAGTACTCAAGCGATGTCAAAAAAGACTGAAGCAGTATGAGGGAATGTAG
- a CDS encoding helix-turn-helix domain-containing protein: MDSEKRKRLEAGGWVVGDASDFLSLTPVETELVELKVRLALFAKEQRKVSNLSQDALAKKMGSSQSRIAKIESGDPSVSLDLIVRALLTSGATRQELAQVVMGSDRLEKLEN, from the coding sequence ATGGACTCTGAAAAAAGAAAAAGACTAGAGGCAGGTGGTTGGGTTGTTGGTGATGCTAGTGATTTTTTAAGTTTAACTCCTGTGGAAACTGAATTAGTGGAACTAAAAGTAAGATTGGCTTTGTTTGCCAAGGAACAAAGAAAAGTGAGTAATCTGTCCCAAGATGCCTTAGCGAAGAAAATGGGTTCTTCGCAATCACGCATAGCCAAGATCGAATCGGGAGATCCATCAGTATCATTAGATTTGATAGTTAGGGCATTGTTAACAAGCGGGGCGACTCGTCAGGAATTGGCACAAGTAGTTATGGGTTCTGATCGTTTAGAGAAATTAGAGAATTGA